A single Symbiobacterium thermophilum IAM 14863 DNA region contains:
- the atpA gene encoding F0F1 ATP synthase subunit alpha, with translation MSIRPEEISSILKQEIERFSTEIETSNVGRVIQVGDGIARVYGLQSCMASELLEFPNGIMGMAFNLEEDNIGVVILGPDEDIKEGMEVRRTGRVVEVPVGPALIGRVVNALGEPLDGKGPIETDMYLPVERKAPGVITRKSVHEPLQTGLKAIDSMTPIGRGQRELIIGDRGTGKTAIAVDTIINQKGQNCICIYVGIGQKASTIAGVVKKLQETGAMEYTIVVSATASDPAPLQFLAPYAGCAMGEYFRDNGMHALIVYDDLSKHAVAYREMSLLMRRPPGREAYPGDVFYLHSRLLERAAKMSDEYGAGSLTALPIIETQAGDVSAYIPTNVISITDGQIFLETDLFNAGVRPAINVGISVSRVGGAAQIDSMKRVSGTLKLDLAQYRELAAFAQFGSDLDKATQARIIRGQRTTEILKQPQYHPLPVELQVLSIFAATNGYLDDLELEEVAAFEQELHTYFKANHPELLARIPKEKWKDIEPEVRAAVDAFKKGYGQRAAANQ, from the coding sequence ATGAGCATTCGGCCTGAGGAGATCTCCTCAATCCTGAAGCAGGAGATTGAGCGTTTCTCCACTGAGATCGAAACCTCCAACGTCGGCCGGGTCATCCAGGTGGGCGACGGCATCGCCCGCGTCTACGGCCTGCAGTCCTGCATGGCCTCCGAGCTGTTGGAGTTCCCCAACGGGATCATGGGCATGGCGTTCAACCTGGAAGAGGACAACATCGGCGTCGTGATCCTGGGTCCCGACGAGGACATCAAGGAGGGCATGGAGGTCCGGCGCACCGGGCGCGTCGTCGAGGTGCCGGTGGGCCCGGCGCTGATTGGCCGCGTCGTCAACGCGCTGGGTGAGCCGCTGGACGGCAAGGGCCCGATCGAGACCGACATGTACCTGCCCGTCGAACGGAAGGCGCCGGGCGTCATCACCCGGAAGTCGGTGCATGAGCCGCTCCAGACCGGCCTGAAGGCCATCGACTCGATGACGCCCATCGGGCGCGGCCAGCGCGAGCTCATCATCGGCGACCGCGGCACCGGCAAGACGGCCATCGCCGTCGACACGATCATCAACCAGAAGGGCCAGAACTGCATCTGCATCTACGTCGGCATCGGCCAGAAGGCGTCCACCATCGCCGGCGTGGTCAAGAAGCTGCAGGAGACCGGCGCGATGGAGTACACCATCGTGGTCTCGGCGACGGCTTCCGACCCCGCCCCGCTGCAGTTCCTGGCGCCGTACGCGGGCTGCGCGATGGGCGAGTACTTCCGTGACAACGGCATGCACGCCCTCATCGTCTACGATGATCTCTCCAAGCACGCCGTCGCCTATCGCGAGATGTCGCTGCTGATGCGCCGTCCGCCCGGCCGCGAGGCTTACCCGGGCGACGTGTTCTACCTGCACTCCCGCCTGCTGGAGCGGGCTGCGAAGATGAGCGACGAGTACGGCGCCGGGTCCCTCACCGCGCTGCCGATCATCGAGACCCAGGCCGGTGACGTGTCGGCGTACATCCCGACCAACGTCATCTCCATCACGGACGGCCAGATCTTCCTGGAGACCGACCTGTTCAACGCGGGCGTCCGCCCGGCCATCAACGTCGGTATCTCCGTGTCCCGCGTCGGCGGCGCGGCGCAGATCGACTCGATGAAGCGGGTGTCCGGTACGCTGAAGCTCGACCTGGCCCAGTACCGTGAGCTCGCCGCCTTCGCCCAGTTCGGCTCCGACCTGGACAAGGCGACCCAGGCCCGCATCATCCGCGGCCAGCGCACGACGGAGATCCTGAAGCAGCCCCAGTACCATCCGCTGCCGGTGGAGCTGCAGGTGCTGTCCATCTTCGCCGCGACCAACGGCTACCTGGACGACCTGGAGCTCGAGGAAGTGGCCGCGTTCGAGCAGGAGCTGCACACCTACTTCAAGGCGAACCACCCCGAGCTGCTGGCCCGGATCCCCAAGGAGAAGTGGAAGGACATCGAGCCGGAGGTCAGGGCCGCGGTGGACGCCTTCAAGAAGGGCTACGGCCAGCGGGCTGCCGCCAACCAGTAA
- the atpG gene encoding ATP synthase F1 subunit gamma — protein MAENKKAVQRRIRAVKSTQQITKAMKMVDAAKLRRAQEKVQNARPYSRELAKTLGRLIQAGAGIDHPLLHRRTEGTPTVAYVLLTADRGLAGAFNINVIRKAHQALQKESRPTKLITIGRKGRDYFVKRKIQPVLEFVNLGDNITFALARSVLSKIVDLYLSGEVDEVRVIYTEFVNAVTQRPKEMQLLPIQPAQADGAHTHVEYIYEPSPERVLDTLVPRYAETMFYQLMLESKASEHGARMTAMGNATDNAEEMIAKLTLAYNRARQAAITREISEIVGGANALQG, from the coding sequence GTGGCTGAGAACAAGAAGGCCGTACAGCGGCGCATCCGGGCCGTCAAGTCGACGCAGCAGATCACCAAGGCCATGAAGATGGTCGACGCGGCCAAGCTGCGCCGGGCGCAGGAAAAGGTCCAGAACGCCCGCCCGTACTCCCGGGAGCTGGCCAAGACCCTGGGCCGCCTGATCCAGGCGGGGGCCGGCATCGACCACCCCCTGCTGCACCGCCGCACCGAAGGCACGCCGACCGTGGCCTACGTGCTCCTCACCGCCGACCGTGGCCTCGCCGGCGCGTTCAACATCAACGTGATCCGCAAGGCGCACCAGGCGCTGCAGAAGGAGAGCCGGCCGACGAAGCTCATCACCATCGGGCGGAAGGGGCGCGACTACTTCGTCAAGCGCAAGATCCAGCCCGTGCTGGAGTTCGTCAACCTGGGCGACAACATCACCTTCGCCCTCGCCCGCTCCGTCTTGTCGAAGATCGTCGATCTCTACCTCTCGGGCGAGGTCGACGAGGTGCGGGTGATCTACACCGAGTTCGTCAACGCCGTGACGCAGCGGCCCAAGGAGATGCAGCTGCTCCCGATCCAGCCGGCCCAGGCGGACGGCGCGCACACGCACGTGGAGTACATCTACGAGCCTTCGCCTGAGCGAGTGCTGGACACGCTGGTGCCCCGGTACGCCGAGACGATGTTCTACCAGCTGATGCTGGAGTCCAAGGCGTCTGAGCACGGCGCCCGCATGACCGCCATGGGCAACGCCACGGACAACGCGGAAGAGATGATCGCCAAGCTGACGCTGGCGTACAACCGGGCCCGCCAGGCCGCCATCACGCGCGAGATCTCCGAGATCGTGGGCGGCGCCAACGCCCTTCAGGGCTGA
- the atpD gene encoding F0F1 ATP synthase subunit beta, which translates to MSEPTGKILAIMGAVVDVEFPDGHLPKLNHALVIRNGGERGDINLTLEVAQHLGNNQVRCIAMDSTDGLRRGETVYDTQAPITVPVGEPVLGRIFNVLGETIDGKGPVNSPVSLPIHREPPGVANVDPATEMLPTGIKVIDLLCPYARGGKIGLFGGAGVGKTVMIQELIHNIAYKFGGYSIFAGVGERTREGNDLYHEMIEAGVIDKVAMVFGQMNEPPGARMRVALTGLTMAEYFRDEQGLDVLLFIDNIFRFTQAGSEVSALLGRMPSAVGYQPTLATEMGYLQERITSTKKGSITSVQAIYVPADDLTDPAPATTFAHLDATTVLSRAVFEKAIFPAVDPLDSTSRILDPNIVGREHYEVARGVQKVLQRYKELQDIIAILGMDELSDEDKLIVARARKIERFLSQPMFVAEKFTNLPGVFVDPKDTVKGFKEILEGKHDDLPEQAFYMVGTIEQAVEKGKKLLAEVS; encoded by the coding sequence GTGAGCGAACCGACTGGCAAGATCCTGGCCATCATGGGCGCCGTCGTCGACGTGGAGTTCCCTGACGGCCATCTGCCGAAGCTGAACCACGCCCTCGTGATCCGGAACGGCGGGGAGCGGGGCGACATCAACCTGACCCTGGAGGTCGCGCAGCACCTCGGCAACAACCAGGTCCGGTGCATCGCCATGGACTCCACCGACGGCCTGCGGCGGGGCGAGACCGTCTACGACACGCAGGCGCCGATCACGGTTCCCGTGGGTGAGCCGGTCCTGGGCCGGATCTTCAACGTGCTGGGCGAGACCATCGACGGCAAGGGGCCGGTGAACAGCCCGGTTTCGCTGCCGATTCACCGCGAGCCCCCCGGTGTGGCCAACGTGGACCCCGCCACCGAGATGCTGCCCACCGGCATCAAGGTCATCGACCTGCTCTGCCCGTACGCCCGCGGCGGTAAGATCGGCCTGTTCGGCGGCGCGGGCGTGGGCAAGACGGTCATGATCCAGGAGCTCATCCACAACATCGCGTACAAGTTCGGTGGCTACTCCATCTTCGCCGGCGTGGGCGAGCGCACCCGTGAGGGGAACGACCTCTACCACGAGATGATCGAGGCCGGCGTCATCGACAAGGTGGCGATGGTGTTCGGCCAGATGAACGAGCCGCCCGGCGCCCGTATGCGCGTGGCCCTCACCGGCCTGACCATGGCCGAGTACTTCCGCGATGAGCAGGGCCTGGACGTGCTGCTCTTCATCGACAACATCTTCCGCTTCACGCAGGCCGGTTCCGAGGTGTCCGCCCTGCTGGGCCGCATGCCCTCCGCCGTGGGTTACCAGCCGACGCTGGCCACGGAGATGGGCTACCTGCAGGAGCGCATCACCTCCACCAAGAAGGGCTCGATCACCTCGGTGCAGGCCATCTACGTCCCGGCCGACGACCTCACCGACCCGGCCCCGGCCACGACCTTCGCTCACCTGGACGCGACCACGGTTCTCTCCCGTGCCGTGTTTGAGAAGGCGATCTTCCCGGCCGTCGACCCGCTCGACTCCACCTCCCGCATCCTCGACCCCAACATCGTGGGCCGGGAGCACTACGAGGTGGCGCGCGGCGTGCAGAAGGTGCTGCAGCGGTACAAGGAGCTGCAGGACATCATCGCCATCCTGGGCATGGACGAGCTGTCCGACGAAGACAAGCTCATCGTCGCCCGGGCCCGTAAGATCGAGCGCTTCCTGTCGCAGCCGATGTTCGTGGCGGAGAAGTTCACCAACCTGCCCGGCGTGTTCGTTGACCCGAAGGACACGGTCAAGGGCTTCAAGGAGATCCTCGAGGGCAAGCACGACGACCTGCCCGAGCAGGCGTTCTACATGGTCGGCACCATCGAGCAGGCGGTGGAGAAGGGCAAGAAGCTGCTGGCCGAGGTGAGCTAG
- a CDS encoding F0F1 ATP synthase subunit epsilon: MADMSLTIITPERTVLRDAPADAVVVPVVDGSMGILKNHAPMVANLRIGVLRYKQDGVYKRVAVTGGFVEVSENRITVLADAAELAESIDVMRAMEAKRRAEARLRDRKANIDRTRAEAALRRAMVRLRAAGALDHDKD; this comes from the coding sequence ATGGCCGACATGTCGCTGACCATCATCACCCCGGAGCGGACGGTGCTGCGGGACGCCCCCGCCGACGCCGTCGTCGTCCCGGTGGTGGACGGCTCGATGGGCATCCTGAAGAACCACGCCCCCATGGTCGCCAACCTGCGCATCGGCGTCCTGCGGTACAAGCAGGACGGCGTGTACAAGCGGGTGGCTGTGACCGGCGGGTTCGTGGAGGTCTCGGAGAACCGCATCACCGTCCTGGCTGACGCCGCCGAGCTGGCGGAGTCCATCGACGTGATGCGCGCCATGGAGGCGAAGCGGCGCGCCGAGGCCCGGCTGCGTGACCGGAAGGCCAACATCGACCGGACGCGCGCCGAGGCGGCGCTGCGCCGTGCCATGGTCCGCCTCCGGGCCGCCGGCGCCCTGGACCACGATAAGGACTAA
- a CDS encoding LutC/YkgG family protein, whose amino-acid sequence MTTEQDFLVLVAARLGRTPGEAPPRFRPSQPLPAVGPTEAAALADRFQLELEKISGVVHRVNDASEVAPTVVRILQAAQDAADEAARGSGPGPGASDPSRPGPPVARWDDPLLDGFGIDAALEEAGWPVIRFRAGDDGRAFASRVERAFAGVVACDAAIAETGTIVLHSGPTRGRTVSLLPPVLIAVLRKEQIVFDAARLFRRLARAPMPSQVIFKSGPSRSSDIENDLTIGIHGPGDLHVILL is encoded by the coding sequence ATGACCACTGAGCAGGACTTCCTGGTCCTCGTGGCCGCCAGGCTCGGCCGCACCCCCGGAGAAGCCCCGCCCCGCTTCCGGCCGTCCCAGCCCCTGCCGGCCGTCGGCCCCACGGAGGCCGCCGCCCTGGCGGACCGGTTCCAGCTGGAGCTGGAGAAGATCAGCGGCGTCGTGCACCGGGTGAACGACGCTTCCGAGGTGGCCCCGACCGTCGTGCGCATCCTCCAGGCAGCTCAGGATGCAGCTGATGAGGCGGCTCGGGGGTCCGGCCCCGGCCCTGGGGCGAGTGACCCGTCCCGGCCCGGACCGCCGGTTGCGCGCTGGGACGACCCCCTGCTGGACGGGTTCGGGATCGACGCGGCCCTGGAGGAGGCCGGCTGGCCGGTGATCAGGTTCCGCGCCGGCGACGACGGCCGGGCCTTCGCTTCGCGCGTGGAACGGGCCTTCGCCGGCGTCGTCGCCTGCGACGCAGCCATCGCCGAGACCGGCACCATCGTGCTGCACAGCGGCCCGACCCGCGGCCGGACGGTGAGCCTGCTGCCACCCGTCCTGATCGCCGTGCTGCGCAAGGAGCAGATCGTCTTCGACGCCGCCCGGCTCTTCCGGCGGCTGGCGCGGGCCCCCATGCCGTCGCAGGTCATCTTCAAGTCGGGCCCCAGCCGCAGCTCCGACATCGAGAACGACCTGACCATCGGCATCCACGGCCCCGGCGATCTCCACGTGATCTTGCTGTAG
- a CDS encoding LutB/LldF family L-lactate oxidation iron-sulfur protein, whose product MAGKAVLRQRVARALADDHLRGAVRYTSENLYLKRKAAMADLEALAARGEAIGTFAELRARAQEIKGHTLAFLDGYLKQAADQIRKSGGVVHWARDAAEANQIVLEICHRRGARKLIKSKSMVTEEIRLNHALEAEGLEIVESDLGEYIIQLARETPAHIVIPAIHKTRRQIADLFGAVAGRELATDTRTLAGFARETLRHKFMTADVGVTGANFVVAETGTICLVTNEGNGRLTTSVPPCQITLVGIEKLVPNLEDLAVLMALLPRSATGQKMTTYFNLITGPRRPGEPDGPEELHVIFLDNGRSEILATRYREVLACIRCGACLNACPVYRQLGGHAYGSVYPGPIGTVLTPLLQGLDPWDELLQYCSLCGACTENCPLGIQLHKHIIHLRGEAVARGREHPLMRTALKAVHFAWTRPGVYRLVARGAHLATRPFARRRPDGSAYLDRLPSIAAGWTFSRTLPSPARKPFHRRWAELEREEGAK is encoded by the coding sequence ATGGCCGGTAAGGCGGTCTTGCGCCAGCGCGTCGCCAGGGCCCTCGCGGACGACCACCTGCGCGGGGCGGTCCGATACACGTCGGAGAACCTCTACCTGAAGCGGAAGGCCGCCATGGCCGACCTGGAGGCCCTCGCGGCCCGGGGTGAGGCCATCGGCACCTTCGCGGAGCTGCGCGCCCGGGCGCAGGAGATCAAGGGGCACACCCTGGCCTTCCTGGACGGTTACCTGAAGCAGGCGGCGGATCAGATCCGCAAGAGCGGCGGCGTGGTCCACTGGGCCCGGGACGCTGCCGAGGCCAATCAGATCGTCCTGGAGATCTGCCACAGGCGCGGCGCCCGGAAGCTGATCAAGTCCAAGTCCATGGTCACCGAGGAGATCCGGCTGAACCACGCCCTGGAGGCGGAGGGGCTGGAGATCGTGGAGTCCGACCTGGGCGAGTACATCATCCAGCTGGCCCGGGAGACCCCGGCGCACATCGTGATTCCGGCCATCCACAAGACCCGCCGCCAGATCGCGGACCTCTTCGGCGCCGTCGCCGGCCGGGAGCTGGCCACCGACACCCGGACGCTGGCGGGCTTCGCCCGGGAGACGCTCCGGCACAAGTTCATGACCGCGGACGTGGGGGTCACCGGCGCCAACTTCGTGGTGGCCGAGACGGGCACGATCTGCCTCGTGACCAACGAGGGCAACGGCAGGCTCACCACCTCCGTGCCCCCGTGCCAGATCACCCTGGTGGGCATCGAGAAGCTGGTGCCCAACCTGGAGGACCTGGCCGTCCTGATGGCCCTCCTGCCCCGCAGCGCCACCGGCCAGAAGATGACCACCTACTTCAACCTGATCACCGGGCCCCGCCGCCCCGGGGAGCCGGACGGGCCGGAAGAGCTGCACGTCATCTTCCTGGACAACGGCCGGTCGGAGATCCTGGCCACCCGGTACCGGGAGGTGCTCGCCTGCATCCGGTGCGGCGCCTGCCTGAACGCCTGCCCGGTGTACCGGCAGCTGGGCGGCCACGCCTACGGTTCCGTCTACCCCGGGCCCATCGGGACGGTGCTCACGCCGCTCCTGCAGGGGCTGGACCCGTGGGACGAACTGCTGCAGTACTGCAGCCTGTGCGGCGCCTGCACCGAGAACTGCCCGCTGGGGATCCAGCTGCACAAGCACATCATCCACCTGCGGGGCGAGGCGGTGGCGCGGGGGCGCGAACACCCGCTCATGCGCACGGCCCTGAAGGCGGTCCACTTCGCCTGGACCCGGCCGGGGGTCTACCGGCTGGTGGCCCGGGGGGCGCACCTGGCCACAAGACCGTTTGCGCGCCGACGGCCCGACGGAAGCGCGTACCTGGACCGCCTGCCCTCCATCGCCGCCGGCTGGACGTTCAGCCGCACGCTGCCCTCCCCGGCCCGCAAGCCCTTCCACCGGCGCTGGGCCGAGCTCGAGCGAGAGGAAGGTGCCAAGTAG
- a CDS encoding (Fe-S)-binding protein, whose product MRVSLFITCLADHFAPEVGEAVYRLLRRHGVEVDFPAGQTCCGQPSWNTGHLDDARDFARLYMKTFARSEYIVQPSGSCAGHVRYFYPEMFPDGSREQQEALAIGRRTYEFTEFMVKVLGVRDVGARFPGRAVFHNNCHMQRELRVQEEPVEMLRCVRDLELVEIPRPDLCCGFGGAFSVKEPEISTAMADDKLDAVLATGADLIVSSDLGCLMHQGGRIERRGLPIRTLHIAQLLWEGVQQNGR is encoded by the coding sequence ATGAGAGTCTCGCTCTTCATCACGTGCCTCGCGGACCACTTCGCCCCTGAGGTGGGTGAGGCGGTCTACCGGCTGCTCAGGCGCCACGGGGTCGAGGTCGACTTCCCGGCCGGCCAGACCTGCTGCGGCCAGCCCTCCTGGAACACGGGTCACCTGGACGACGCCCGCGACTTCGCCCGGCTGTACATGAAGACCTTTGCCCGCAGCGAGTACATCGTCCAGCCCTCGGGCTCCTGTGCCGGCCACGTGCGCTACTTCTACCCGGAGATGTTCCCCGATGGCTCCCGCGAGCAACAGGAGGCCCTCGCGATCGGCCGGCGCACCTACGAGTTCACCGAGTTCATGGTGAAGGTCCTGGGGGTCAGGGACGTCGGCGCCCGGTTTCCCGGCAGAGCGGTCTTCCACAACAACTGCCACATGCAGCGGGAGCTGAGGGTGCAGGAGGAGCCCGTGGAGATGCTGCGGTGCGTGCGGGACCTGGAGCTGGTGGAGATTCCCCGGCCCGACCTCTGCTGCGGCTTCGGCGGCGCCTTCTCCGTCAAGGAGCCGGAGATCTCCACCGCCATGGCCGACGACAAGCTGGATGCCGTCCTGGCCACCGGCGCGGACCTGATCGTCAGCTCCGACCTGGGGTGCCTGATGCACCAGGGCGGCCGCATCGAAAGGCGCGGCCTGCCCATCCGGACCCTGCACATCGCCCAGCTTCTGTGGGAGGGGGTTCAGCAGAATGGCCGGTAA
- a CDS encoding L-lactate permease, which translates to MSFLQTYDPLGSPLLSTLLAALPLLLLIYLLAAHPWHDREGRRQRGIGAPRAAFIASLVSLAMAVLVLGMPFPAAGASLVYGALSGLFPIGWVLVAAMFLYTLTVVTGQFDVVRESIVAVSADRRIQVLIIAFALGSFLEGAAGFGIPVAIAGAMMVGLGFRPFQAAVLNLLANSVPVAFGAIGTPVLTLGAVTNLDPNRLGALSALQLAPFCLVTPFLVITVMVKMDRKPFRKVLEVWPALLVSGVTFTLGEYLTAAYLGPGLVGILGGLVTLVALLALLTVWRPAAPYDGDPIAASAPARRLAPMAGGAGSSGRTRAAVVRAWLPWVLLTLFVFLWGQPAVKAALERPVAGIPTVLRWSVPFLDQAVYRMPPVVAEPTAEPAVYTLNWLSSPGTAIFLAALVAGLCLGTTPAQWKETVVRTAQRMRGPLTTVAMVLGFSYLTRYTGADGILGLAFTRTGWLYPFFAPLLGWIGVFITGSDTSANAMFGSLQQITARQLGLDEYLIVSANSVGGCTGKLLSAQSIVVATAATYEDRQEAAGAVGSILRAVAGYSLAMAVISGLIVMALAYLAPGLIH; encoded by the coding sequence ATGTCGTTCCTGCAGACCTACGATCCTCTGGGCAGCCCGCTTCTCTCCACGCTGCTCGCCGCGCTGCCCCTGCTGCTCCTGATCTACCTCCTGGCCGCGCACCCGTGGCACGACCGGGAAGGCCGGCGACAGCGGGGCATCGGGGCGCCCAGGGCCGCCTTCATCGCCTCGCTGGTCTCGCTGGCCATGGCGGTCCTCGTCCTGGGCATGCCCTTCCCCGCGGCCGGGGCGTCCTTGGTGTACGGGGCCCTTTCCGGTCTGTTTCCCATCGGCTGGGTGCTGGTCGCCGCCATGTTCCTGTACACGCTCACCGTCGTCACCGGGCAGTTCGACGTGGTGAGGGAGAGCATCGTTGCCGTCTCGGCCGACCGGCGCATCCAGGTGCTGATCATCGCCTTTGCCCTGGGCTCCTTCCTGGAGGGCGCCGCCGGCTTCGGGATCCCCGTGGCCATCGCCGGTGCGATGATGGTCGGGCTCGGCTTCCGGCCCTTCCAGGCCGCCGTGCTCAACCTGCTGGCCAACTCCGTCCCGGTCGCCTTCGGCGCCATTGGCACCCCAGTCCTCACCCTGGGCGCGGTGACGAACCTGGACCCCAACCGGCTCGGCGCCCTGTCGGCCCTGCAGCTCGCTCCGTTCTGCCTGGTCACGCCCTTCCTGGTCATCACCGTCATGGTGAAGATGGACCGCAAACCCTTCCGCAAGGTGCTGGAGGTCTGGCCGGCCCTGCTGGTCTCGGGCGTGACCTTCACCCTCGGCGAGTACCTGACCGCAGCCTACCTGGGCCCGGGCCTGGTCGGCATCCTGGGCGGCCTGGTCACGCTGGTGGCGCTGCTGGCGCTCCTGACGGTCTGGAGGCCCGCCGCCCCGTACGACGGCGATCCCATCGCGGCTTCTGCGCCTGCCCGCCGCCTGGCCCCGATGGCGGGGGGCGCCGGGTCGTCAGGCCGGACGCGGGCCGCGGTGGTCCGGGCCTGGCTGCCGTGGGTGCTGCTCACGCTCTTCGTCTTCCTCTGGGGCCAGCCTGCGGTCAAGGCTGCGCTGGAGCGGCCGGTGGCAGGGATCCCCACCGTGCTCAGGTGGTCCGTGCCCTTCCTCGACCAGGCGGTCTACCGGATGCCTCCGGTGGTCGCAGAGCCGACGGCCGAGCCGGCCGTCTACACGCTCAACTGGCTCTCGTCCCCGGGCACCGCCATCTTCCTGGCGGCGCTGGTGGCGGGCCTCTGCCTGGGCACGACGCCGGCGCAGTGGAAGGAGACCGTGGTGCGCACCGCCCAACGCATGCGGGGCCCGCTGACCACCGTAGCCATGGTCCTGGGATTCAGTTACCTCACCCGCTACACGGGTGCCGACGGCATCCTCGGCCTGGCCTTCACCCGCACCGGATGGCTCTATCCCTTCTTCGCCCCGCTGCTGGGGTGGATCGGCGTGTTCATCACCGGCTCCGACACGTCAGCCAATGCCATGTTCGGCAGCCTGCAACAGATCACGGCCCGCCAGTTGGGCCTGGACGAGTACCTCATCGTCTCCGCCAACAGCGTGGGCGGCTGCACCGGGAAGCTGCTCAGCGCACAGTCGATCGTGGTCGCCACCGCCGCGACCTATGAGGACCGGCAGGAGGCCGCCGGCGCCGTCGGCTCGATCCTGCGGGCCGTGGCCGGTTACAGCCTGGCGATGGCCGTCATCAGCGGGCTGATCGTGATGGCCCTGGCCTACCTCGCGCCCGGCCTCATCCACTGA
- a CDS encoding FadR/GntR family transcriptional regulator: MGRFERVSSQRIYQQIVDQITRMVQEGTLRPGDRLPPERQLAEEFGVSRSAVREALSALRMLGLVEARVGEGTFVTQPPDERFISPLALVLTIEQSEAVGRELLELRAALEAESAALAAVRREAEDLAAMEEALGDMERDLQEGRLGAEADWRFHDAVASASGNSLLLQTMRSLSDTMKEALGLYREQLLRIPGMGRTLLQDHLEILEAIRNQDAAAARERMLKHITRVQEHLYG; this comes from the coding sequence ATGGGACGGTTTGAGCGGGTCAGCAGCCAGCGCATCTACCAGCAGATCGTGGACCAGATCACCCGCATGGTGCAGGAGGGCACGCTTCGCCCGGGGGACCGGCTGCCGCCGGAGCGGCAGCTCGCCGAGGAGTTCGGCGTCAGCCGGTCGGCCGTGCGCGAGGCGCTCTCGGCCCTGCGCATGCTGGGCCTGGTGGAGGCCCGCGTCGGCGAGGGTACCTTCGTCACCCAGCCGCCGGACGAGCGGTTCATCTCGCCCCTGGCGCTGGTGCTCACCATCGAGCAGAGCGAGGCCGTCGGGCGCGAGCTTCTGGAGCTGCGGGCAGCCCTGGAAGCCGAAAGCGCCGCCCTGGCCGCCGTGCGCCGGGAGGCCGAGGACCTGGCGGCCATGGAGGAGGCCCTGGGCGACATGGAGAGAGACCTGCAGGAGGGCCGGCTGGGAGCCGAGGCCGACTGGCGCTTTCACGACGCCGTCGCCAGCGCCAGCGGCAACTCGCTGCTCCTGCAGACCATGCGCTCCCTGAGCGACACCATGAAGGAGGCCCTCGGCCTCTACCGCGAGCAACTCCTGCGCATCCCCGGCATGGGCCGCACGCTGCTCCAGGATCACCTGGAGATCCTGGAGGCCATCCGCAACCAGGATGCCGCGGCGGCACGGGAGCGCATGCTGAAGCACATCACGCGGGTGCAGGAGCACCTGTACGGGTGA